In Methylobacterium aquaticum, the following are encoded in one genomic region:
- a CDS encoding 4-aminobutyrate aminotransferase, with protein MTSPIRPTLALAILMAAGPVLAAGPAFAQAPKVREHSVVSGKQVRLVMVPNLKKDCSLGPQPELKVTSPPKNGALIQRAGKVKTPATYRCPNADANVQALFYESKAGFTGTDEVTVEIKGTDGNVSTQTIKLTVGGAGTKEGPKDGAKDGAKKDGTDL; from the coding sequence ATGACCAGCCCCATCCGCCCGACCCTGGCACTCGCAATCCTGATGGCCGCCGGGCCCGTGCTGGCCGCCGGCCCCGCTTTCGCGCAAGCCCCCAAGGTGCGCGAGCACTCCGTCGTCTCCGGCAAGCAGGTCCGGCTGGTGATGGTGCCGAACCTGAAGAAGGATTGCTCGCTCGGGCCGCAGCCCGAGCTGAAGGTGACGAGCCCGCCGAAGAACGGCGCCCTGATCCAGCGCGCCGGCAAGGTGAAGACCCCCGCCACCTATCGCTGCCCCAACGCCGACGCCAACGTCCAGGCCCTGTTCTACGAGAGCAAGGCCGGCTTCACCGGCACCGACGAGGTGACGGTGGAGATCAAGGGCACCGACGGCAACGTCAGCACCCAGACCATCAAGCTCACCGTCGGGGGCGCTGGCACCAAGGAAGGCCCGAAGGACGGGGCAAAGGACGGCGCGAAGAAGGACGGCACCGACCTCTGA
- a CDS encoding branched-chain amino acid ABC transporter permease, with protein sequence MSSAAASTDASPIAPTLPEGRDAKVFHRLVFVIIAVMLAVLPFILYPVFLMKVLCFALFALAFNLLLGYGGLLSFGHAAYFGMASYVTAYTAKYWGLTPELAILGGTLMAALLGLVFGALAIRRQGIYFSMITLALAQMVFFFSLQAKFTGGEDGIQAVPRGNLFGVISLADDRVLYALVAVIFFLGLLLIYRIIHSPFGQVLKAIRDNEPRAISLGYRANQYKLAVFVLSTTLAGLAGSTKAIVFQLASLTDVHWSMSGEVVLMTLVGGMGTVFGPILGSFVIIAMENYLAQFGAWVTIIQGVVFVVCVLVFREGILGLVARTLKRPL encoded by the coding sequence ATGTCCTCCGCCGCGGCGTCCACCGACGCCTCCCCGATCGCCCCCACCCTGCCCGAAGGCCGGGACGCCAAGGTGTTCCACCGCCTCGTCTTCGTCATCATCGCGGTCATGCTCGCGGTGCTGCCCTTCATCCTGTATCCCGTCTTCCTGATGAAGGTGTTGTGCTTTGCGCTGTTCGCGCTGGCCTTCAACCTGCTGCTCGGCTACGGCGGCCTTCTGTCCTTCGGCCACGCCGCCTATTTCGGCATGGCGAGCTACGTCACCGCCTATACCGCCAAGTACTGGGGCCTGACGCCGGAACTCGCGATCCTCGGCGGCACCCTGATGGCCGCGCTCCTCGGCCTCGTCTTCGGGGCGCTCGCCATCCGCCGCCAGGGCATCTACTTCTCGATGATCACCCTGGCGCTCGCCCAGATGGTGTTCTTCTTCTCGCTGCAAGCCAAGTTCACCGGCGGCGAGGACGGCATCCAGGCGGTGCCGCGCGGCAACTTGTTCGGGGTGATCAGCCTCGCCGACGACCGGGTGCTCTACGCGCTGGTCGCGGTGATCTTCTTCCTCGGCCTGCTCTTAATCTACCGCATCATCCACTCGCCCTTCGGCCAGGTGCTGAAGGCGATCCGCGACAACGAGCCGAGGGCGATCTCGCTCGGCTACCGCGCCAACCAGTACAAGCTCGCGGTGTTCGTGCTCTCGACGACGCTGGCGGGCCTGGCCGGCTCGACCAAGGCGATCGTGTTCCAGCTCGCCTCGCTCACCGACGTGCATTGGTCGATGTCGGGCGAGGTGGTGCTGATGACGCTGGTCGGCGGCATGGGCACGGTGTTCGGCCCGATCCTCGGTTCCTTCGTCATCATCGCGATGGAGAACTACCTGGCGCAGTTCGGCGCCTGGGTGACGATCATCCAGGGCGTGGTGTTCGTGGTCTGCGTGCTGGTGTTCCGCGAAGGCATCCTGGGTCTGGTGGCCCGGACGTTGAAGCGGCCGCTCTGA
- a CDS encoding PrkA family serine protein kinase — protein MPMPSASDLFQTFARSYESRRDAELSLSEYLEACRDNPLMYASAPERILDAIGKPEFIDTARDPRLGRIFMNRTIRTYPAFSEFYGMEETIERIVSFFRHAAQGLEERKQILYLLGPVGGGKSSLAERLKALMEVHPIYVLKAGNEMSPVFESPLVLFDPETMGPMIEERYGVPRRRLTGLMSPWCLKRLDEFGGDISKFKVVKVNPSRLRQIGIAKTEPGDENNQDISSLVGKVDIRKLETLSQADPDAYSYSGGLNRANQGILEFVEMFKAPIKMLHPLLTATQEGNYVGTENIGAIPFTGIILAHSNEAEWQSFKTNKNNEAFIDRIYVIKVPYCLRVTEEQRIYEKLVSGSELATARCAPGTLEMLARFSVLSRLREHANSNVFSKMRVYDGESLREVDPRARSMQEYKDTAGVDEGMDGISTRFAFKVMAATFNHDTTEVSADPVHLMYVLEQSLRREQLPPETEKRYLEFIKGELAPRYAEFIGHEIQKAYLESYHDYGQNLFDRYIDYADAWIEDQDFKDPETGQLLNRELLNQELTKIEKPAGIANPKDFRNEVVKFALRSRAQHGGRNPSWTSYEKIREVIERRMFSQVEELLPVISFGSKKDSETEKKHGEFVERMKDRGYTERQVRRLVEWYMRVKQAG, from the coding sequence ATGCCAATGCCGTCAGCGAGCGACCTCTTTCAAACTTTCGCGCGCAGCTACGAGTCCCGCCGGGACGCGGAGCTGTCTCTCTCCGAATATCTCGAAGCCTGCCGTGACAACCCCCTGATGTACGCGAGTGCGCCGGAGCGCATTCTCGACGCCATCGGCAAGCCAGAGTTCATCGACACGGCGCGGGACCCGCGTTTGGGCCGGATCTTCATGAACCGGACCATCCGCACCTATCCCGCCTTCTCCGAGTTCTACGGCATGGAGGAGACGATCGAGCGGATCGTCTCGTTCTTCCGCCATGCCGCGCAAGGTCTGGAGGAGCGCAAGCAGATCCTCTACCTGCTCGGGCCGGTCGGTGGCGGCAAGTCGTCGCTCGCCGAGCGGCTGAAGGCCCTGATGGAGGTGCATCCCATCTACGTGCTCAAGGCCGGCAACGAGATGAGCCCGGTCTTCGAGAGCCCGCTGGTGCTGTTCGACCCCGAGACGATGGGGCCGATGATCGAGGAGCGCTACGGCGTGCCGCGGCGGCGCCTGACCGGGCTGATGAGCCCGTGGTGCTTGAAGCGCCTCGACGAGTTCGGCGGCGACATCTCGAAGTTCAAGGTCGTCAAGGTCAACCCGTCGCGCCTGCGCCAGATTGGGATCGCCAAGACCGAGCCGGGCGACGAGAACAACCAGGACATCTCGTCCCTCGTCGGCAAGGTCGACATCCGCAAGCTCGAGACCCTGAGCCAGGCCGATCCCGACGCCTATTCCTATTCGGGCGGCCTCAACCGGGCGAACCAGGGCATCCTCGAATTCGTCGAGATGTTCAAGGCGCCGATCAAGATGCTGCACCCCCTGCTCACCGCGACGCAGGAGGGCAACTACGTCGGTACCGAGAATATCGGCGCGATTCCGTTCACCGGCATCATCCTCGCCCACTCGAACGAGGCCGAGTGGCAGAGCTTCAAGACCAACAAGAACAACGAAGCCTTCATCGACCGCATCTACGTCATCAAGGTGCCGTACTGCCTGCGGGTGACCGAGGAGCAGCGGATCTACGAGAAGCTGGTCTCGGGCTCCGAACTGGCCACCGCCCGCTGCGCCCCCGGCACGCTGGAGATGCTGGCCCGGTTCTCGGTGCTCTCGCGCCTGCGCGAGCACGCGAACTCGAACGTCTTCTCCAAGATGCGGGTCTATGACGGCGAGTCCTTGCGCGAGGTCGATCCCCGCGCCCGCTCGATGCAGGAATACAAGGACACCGCCGGCGTCGACGAGGGCATGGACGGGATCTCGACCCGCTTCGCCTTCAAGGTGATGGCCGCCACCTTCAACCACGACACCACCGAGGTCTCGGCCGACCCGGTCCACCTGATGTACGTCCTCGAGCAGTCGCTGCGCCGCGAGCAGCTCCCCCCCGAGACCGAGAAGCGCTACCTCGAATTCATCAAGGGCGAGCTGGCACCGCGCTACGCCGAGTTCATCGGCCACGAGATCCAGAAGGCGTATCTCGAATCGTATCACGATTACGGCCAGAACCTGTTCGACCGCTATATCGACTACGCCGATGCCTGGATCGAGGACCAGGACTTCAAGGACCCGGAGACCGGGCAGCTGCTCAACCGGGAACTTCTGAACCAGGAACTCACCAAGATCGAGAAGCCGGCGGGCATCGCCAACCCGAAGGATTTTCGCAATGAGGTGGTGAAGTTCGCCCTGCGCTCGCGGGCCCAGCATGGCGGGCGCAACCCGTCCTGGACCTCCTACGAGAAGATCCGCGAAGTCATCGAGCGGCGGATGTTCAGCCAGGTCGAGGAATTGCTGCCGGTGATCTCCTTCGGCTCGAAGAAGGACAGCGAGACCGAGAAGAAGCACGGCGAGTTCGTCGAGCGGATGAAGGATCGCGGCTATACCGAGCGCCAGGTGCGTCGCCTGGTCGAGTGGTACATGCGCGTCAAGCAGGCGGGCTGA
- a CDS encoding YeaH/YhbH family protein: MHIIDRRLNPGGKSLANRQRFLRRVRDVAQRAVREAARDKDIKDLGKDGNVTVPVDGVREPKFTRNPSTGINDHILPGNKTYIEGDLIERPPGGGGGGGGSGEGSDGGADGEDTFRFVLTREEFLELFLEDLELPDLAKRRLAVVETATLRRAGYTVSGSPANLALGRTLRNSLSRRIALKRPKSVEMEALAEEIRALEESQPDAVILDELKAELERLRTRSQRIPYVDPIDLRYRRFEPYPRPVAQAVMFCLMDVSGSMTEHMKDLAKRFYILLHIFLTRRYKHVEIVFIRHTDHAKEVDEETFFGSRETGGTLVSSALVEMKRIIAERYNPEDWNIYAAQASDGDNVSSDGATSQDLLRSAILPACQYFAYLEVGDEGGPRAGFVEHRTTLWRTYEPVAKTNSVLAMRKVNHRRDIYPVFRELFARSKAGQEAASP, translated from the coding sequence ATGCACATCATCGATCGACGCCTCAATCCCGGCGGCAAGAGCCTGGCGAACCGGCAGCGTTTCCTGCGCCGGGTCCGGGACGTGGCCCAGCGCGCCGTGCGCGAGGCGGCCCGGGACAAGGACATCAAGGATCTCGGCAAGGACGGCAACGTCACCGTGCCGGTCGACGGGGTGCGCGAGCCGAAATTCACCCGCAACCCCTCGACCGGGATCAACGACCACATCCTGCCGGGCAACAAGACCTATATCGAGGGTGACCTGATCGAGCGCCCGCCGGGCGGCGGCGGGGGAGGGGGCGGCAGCGGCGAGGGCAGCGACGGCGGGGCCGACGGCGAGGACACGTTCCGGTTCGTCCTCACCCGCGAGGAGTTTTTGGAACTCTTCCTCGAAGACCTCGAATTGCCCGACCTCGCCAAGCGCCGCCTCGCGGTGGTCGAGACCGCGACCCTGCGGCGGGCCGGCTACACGGTGTCGGGCTCGCCCGCGAACCTGGCGCTCGGGCGGACCCTGCGCAACTCGCTGTCGCGGCGCATCGCGCTGAAGCGGCCCAAATCCGTCGAGATGGAGGCCCTGGCGGAGGAGATCCGGGCGCTGGAGGAGAGCCAGCCCGACGCGGTGATCCTCGACGAGTTGAAGGCGGAGCTGGAGCGCCTGCGCACCCGCTCGCAGCGCATCCCGTACGTCGATCCGATCGACCTGCGCTACCGGCGCTTCGAGCCCTATCCGCGGCCCGTCGCCCAGGCGGTGATGTTCTGCCTGATGGACGTCTCGGGCTCGATGACCGAGCACATGAAGGACCTCGCCAAAAGGTTCTACATCCTGCTGCACATCTTCCTGACCCGGCGCTACAAGCACGTCGAGATCGTCTTCATCCGCCATACCGACCACGCCAAGGAGGTCGATGAGGAGACGTTCTTCGGCTCGCGCGAGACCGGCGGCACGCTGGTCTCCTCGGCTTTGGTCGAGATGAAGCGGATCATCGCCGAGCGCTACAATCCCGAGGACTGGAACATCTACGCGGCGCAAGCCTCGGACGGCGACAACGTGTCGAGCGACGGCGCCACCTCGCAGGATCTCCTGCGCTCGGCCATCCTGCCGGCCTGCCAGTACTTCGCCTATCTCGAGGTCGGCGACGAGGGCGGGCCGCGGGCCGGCTTCGTCGAGCACCGCACGACGTTGTGGCGCACCTACGAGCCGGTCGCGAAGACCAATTCGGTGCTCGCCATGCGCAAGGTCAACCACCGCCGCGACATCTACCCGGTCTTCCGCGAGCTGTTCGCCCGCAGCAAGGCCGGGCAGGAGGCCGCGTCACCGTGA
- the plsX gene encoding phosphate acyltransferase PlsX, with amino-acid sequence MSQRVRISLDAMGGDHGPSTVVPGAGLARERHPETTFLMFGDEAVLTPLVAAEPRLKGAVEIRHTTVAVAMDEKPSQAVRSGRGKSSMWKAIQAVRDGEADAAVSAGNTGALMAMSKICLKTMSHIERPAIACLWPTVRGESVVLDVGATIGTDANHLVDMAVMGAAMARIVFDLDRPTVGLLNVGTEEMKGNEAVKEAARMLRESDLAGLAYHGFVEGTDLGRGTVDVVVTEGFTGNIALKTAEGTAKQIAAYLKGAMGRTLMAKIGYLFARGAFNALREKMNPSRANGGVFLGLEGIVIKSHGAADAEGFAAAVDLAYDMARHDLMRTIREHLDATPAQASA; translated from the coding sequence ATGTCCCAGAGAGTGCGCATCTCGCTCGACGCGATGGGCGGCGATCACGGCCCCTCGACGGTCGTGCCCGGTGCGGGGCTCGCCCGCGAGCGCCACCCCGAGACGACCTTCCTGATGTTCGGCGACGAGGCGGTGCTCACTCCCCTGGTCGCGGCCGAGCCGCGCCTGAAGGGCGCCGTCGAGATCCGCCACACCACCGTGGCGGTCGCCATGGACGAGAAGCCGAGCCAGGCGGTGCGCTCCGGCCGCGGCAAGTCGTCGATGTGGAAGGCGATCCAGGCCGTCCGCGACGGCGAGGCCGATGCCGCGGTGTCGGCCGGCAATACCGGCGCGCTGATGGCGATGTCGAAGATCTGCCTCAAGACGATGTCGCATATCGAGCGGCCGGCCATCGCCTGCCTGTGGCCGACGGTGCGCGGCGAGAGCGTGGTGCTCGATGTCGGCGCCACGATCGGCACCGATGCCAACCACCTCGTCGACATGGCGGTGATGGGCGCCGCGATGGCCCGCATCGTGTTCGACCTCGACCGGCCGACGGTCGGGCTCCTCAACGTCGGCACCGAGGAGATGAAGGGCAACGAGGCGGTCAAGGAGGCCGCCCGGATGCTGCGCGAATCCGACCTCGCCGGGCTGGCCTATCACGGCTTCGTCGAGGGGACCGATCTCGGCCGCGGCACCGTCGACGTGGTGGTGACGGAAGGCTTCACCGGCAACATCGCGCTCAAGACCGCCGAGGGGACGGCCAAGCAGATCGCCGCCTACCTGAAGGGTGCGATGGGCCGGACCCTGATGGCGAAGATCGGCTACCTGTTCGCCCGCGGCGCCTTCAACGCGCTGCGCGAGAAGATGAATCCGAGCCGGGCCAATGGCGGCGTGTTCCTCGGCCTCGAGGGCATCGTCATCAAGAGCCACGGTGCCGCCGATGCCGAGGGCTTCGCCGCGGCGGTCGACCTCGCCTACGACATGGCCCGCCACGACCTGATGCGGACGATCCGGGAACACCTCGACGCGACGCCGGCCCAGGCATCGGCATGA
- a CDS encoding integration host factor subunit alpha, whose amino-acid sequence MAGKTVTRADLSEAVYQRVGLSRTESAALVETVLSEICGCLSSGETVKLSSFGSFVVRDKGKRVGRNPKTGVEVAIEPRRVMVFKPSNVLKARINGDAAPDEDDS is encoded by the coding sequence ATGGCAGGCAAGACGGTCACGCGGGCCGATCTGAGCGAGGCCGTCTACCAGCGGGTCGGCCTGTCGCGGACGGAATCCGCCGCCCTGGTGGAGACCGTCCTGTCGGAGATCTGCGGCTGCCTCTCCTCCGGCGAGACCGTGAAGCTGTCCTCGTTCGGCTCCTTCGTGGTGCGCGACAAGGGCAAGCGGGTCGGCCGCAACCCCAAGACCGGCGTCGAGGTGGCGATCGAGCCGCGCCGGGTGATGGTGTTCAAGCCCTCGAACGTGCTCAAGGCCCGGATCAACGGCGACGCCGCCCCGGACGAAGACGACAGTTGA
- a CDS encoding SpoVR family protein produces MSSATFGARPAGPAVIAKNTPLFTGNDWDFDTIRRIHDACEAIAGPELGLSWYPNQIEIITAEQMLDAYASIGMPLFYKHWSFGKHFAQHEAGYRRGLMGLAYEIVINSDPCISYIMEENTATMQTLVIAHAAFGHNHFFKNNYLFRQWTDAEGILDYLDFAKTFITRCEERYGHNAVEAVLDAAHALMNQGVHRYPRKKRPDLSSEQRRERERQEHQERMYNDLWRTLPAKTQAGKPDPHAERRRALLELPQENILYFLEKAAPRLQPWQREILRIVRHVAQYFYPQRQTKVMNEGCATYNHYRIMTRLSETGQIDEAAYLEFLQSHTNVIRQPTYDDRHYGGHNPYAIGFAMMTDIARICTEPTEEDRAWFPDIAGSGDAMGVLRDVWANYRDESFIAQFLSPKLMRQLRLFHVTDDPDKPELRVEAIHDERGYRKLRRAFARQYDVAWLDPDIEVVDVDLEGDRKLILHHKVLNRVLLNKDDAMRVLQHLADLWGYDVLMKEVDTTTGAVLKEHTASARPTFF; encoded by the coding sequence ATGAGTTCCGCCACCTTCGGCGCGCGGCCCGCCGGCCCGGCCGTGATCGCCAAGAACACCCCGCTCTTCACCGGCAACGACTGGGATTTCGACACGATCCGGCGCATCCACGACGCCTGCGAGGCGATCGCCGGACCGGAACTCGGCTTGAGCTGGTATCCGAACCAGATCGAAATCATCACCGCCGAGCAGATGCTCGACGCCTATGCGTCGATCGGCATGCCGCTGTTCTACAAGCACTGGTCGTTCGGCAAGCACTTCGCCCAGCACGAGGCCGGTTATCGCCGCGGCCTGATGGGGCTGGCCTACGAGATCGTCATCAATTCCGATCCGTGCATCTCCTACATCATGGAGGAGAACACGGCGACGATGCAGACGCTGGTCATCGCCCACGCCGCCTTCGGCCACAATCACTTCTTCAAGAACAACTACCTCTTCCGGCAATGGACGGATGCGGAAGGCATCCTCGACTACCTGGATTTCGCCAAGACCTTCATCACCCGGTGCGAGGAGCGCTACGGCCACAACGCCGTCGAGGCGGTGCTGGACGCCGCCCACGCCCTGATGAACCAGGGCGTCCACCGCTACCCGCGCAAGAAGCGGCCCGACCTCTCCTCCGAGCAGCGCCGCGAGCGCGAGCGGCAGGAGCACCAGGAGCGGATGTACAACGACCTCTGGCGCACCCTGCCGGCCAAGACCCAGGCCGGCAAGCCGGACCCGCATGCCGAGCGGCGCCGGGCGCTCCTGGAACTGCCGCAGGAGAACATCCTCTACTTCCTGGAGAAGGCGGCGCCGCGGCTCCAGCCGTGGCAGCGCGAGATCCTGCGCATCGTCCGCCACGTGGCGCAGTATTTCTATCCCCAGCGCCAGACCAAGGTGATGAACGAGGGCTGCGCCACCTACAACCATTACCGGATCATGACCCGGCTGTCGGAGACCGGGCAGATCGACGAGGCGGCCTACCTCGAATTCCTGCAATCGCACACCAACGTGATCCGCCAGCCGACCTATGACGACCGGCATTACGGCGGCCACAACCCCTACGCCATCGGCTTTGCCATGATGACGGACATCGCCCGCATCTGCACCGAGCCGACCGAGGAGGACCGGGCCTGGTTCCCGGACATCGCCGGCAGCGGCGACGCGATGGGGGTTCTTCGCGATGTCTGGGCGAATTACCGCGACGAGAGCTTCATCGCGCAGTTCCTCAGCCCGAAGCTGATGCGCCAGCTGCGGCTGTTCCACGTCACCGACGATCCGGACAAGCCGGAACTCCGGGTCGAGGCGATCCACGACGAGCGCGGCTACCGGAAGTTGCGTCGGGCCTTCGCGCGGCAATACGACGTCGCCTGGCTCGACCCGGACATCGAGGTGGTCGACGTCGACCTCGAAGGTGACCGCAAGCTGATCCTGCACCACAAGGTGCTCAACCGCGTCCTGCTCAACAAGGACGACGCGATGCGGGTGCTGCAGCACCTCGCCGACCTGTGGGGCTACGACGTCCTGATGAAGGAGGTCGATACCACGACCGGCGCGGTGCTGAAAGAGCACACCGCCAGCGCGCGGCCGACCTTCTTCTGA
- a CDS encoding beta-ketoacyl-ACP synthase III, protein MTRLRSVVRGCGSYLPRTTVTNDDLAARVDTSDDWIIQRTGIRQRHIAEADETTSVLGIKAAERALQDAGIDASTIDLVICATSTPDHTFPSTATQIQAGLGIRTGAAFDLQAVCAGFVYAVATADKFLVTGAATRALVVGAETFSRLLDWEDRTTCVLFGDGAGALVLEAQPGEGLASDRGVLTSQLRADGRHREKLYVDGGPGSTGTTGKLRMVGKEVFRFAVGSVTDVIAQAFEATGTTADDLDWFVPHQANRRIIEASADKLGIAREKVVLTVDRHGNTSAASIPLALDAACRDGRIKRGDLVMIEAIGGGFTWGSALIRW, encoded by the coding sequence ATGACCCGCCTTCGCTCGGTGGTGCGGGGCTGCGGCTCCTACCTGCCGCGGACGACCGTCACCAACGACGACCTCGCCGCCCGCGTCGACACCTCGGACGACTGGATCATCCAGCGCACCGGCATCCGCCAGCGCCACATCGCCGAGGCCGACGAGACCACCTCGGTGCTCGGCATCAAGGCGGCCGAACGCGCCTTGCAGGATGCCGGGATCGACGCCTCGACGATCGACCTCGTGATCTGCGCGACCTCGACGCCGGACCACACCTTCCCGTCGACGGCGACGCAGATCCAGGCCGGGCTCGGCATCCGGACCGGTGCCGCCTTCGACCTCCAGGCGGTCTGCGCCGGCTTCGTCTACGCCGTCGCCACCGCCGACAAGTTCCTCGTCACGGGCGCGGCCACCCGCGCCCTCGTCGTCGGCGCCGAGACCTTTTCGCGCCTGCTCGACTGGGAGGACCGCACCACCTGCGTGCTGTTCGGCGACGGCGCCGGCGCCCTGGTGCTGGAGGCCCAACCCGGCGAGGGCCTTGCGAGCGACCGCGGCGTGCTGACGAGCCAGCTCCGGGCCGACGGCCGCCATCGGGAAAAACTCTACGTCGACGGCGGGCCGGGCTCGACCGGCACCACCGGCAAGCTGCGCATGGTCGGCAAGGAGGTGTTCCGCTTCGCCGTCGGCTCGGTCACCGACGTGATCGCCCAGGCCTTCGAGGCCACCGGCACCACCGCCGACGATCTCGACTGGTTCGTGCCGCACCAGGCCAACCGGCGGATCATCGAGGCCTCGGCCGACAAGCTCGGCATCGCCCGCGAGAAGGTGGTGCTGACGGTGGATCGCCACGGCAACACCTCGGCGGCCTCGATCCCGCTCGCCCTCGACGCCGCCTGCCGGGACGGCCGGATCAAGCGCGGCGACCTCGTGATGATCGAGGCGATCGGCGGCGGCTTCACCTGGGGCAGCGCGCTGATCCGCTGGTAG
- a CDS encoding MerR family transcriptional regulator, with protein sequence MTGMPIEDEDVSEPGGTDAPVRALLPEKEPGAFRTISEVAEDLDLPQHVLRFWETRFTQVRPLKRGGNRRYYRPDDVDLLRGIRRLLYGQGYTIRGVQRILRERGMRFVQAVGRGEQVAPAFVESDHEPEPEAAPPPLGRADRASLTAVLDELRACRRQLARLTPTVTDD encoded by the coding sequence ATGACCGGGATGCCGATCGAGGACGAGGATGTCTCGGAGCCCGGCGGCACCGACGCCCCCGTTCGCGCCCTTCTGCCTGAGAAAGAACCCGGCGCCTTCCGTACCATCAGCGAGGTCGCCGAGGACCTCGACCTGCCCCAGCACGTGCTGCGCTTCTGGGAGACGCGCTTCACGCAGGTGCGCCCGCTCAAGCGCGGCGGCAACCGGCGCTACTACCGTCCCGACGACGTCGATCTCCTGCGCGGCATCCGCCGCCTGCTTTATGGGCAGGGCTACACGATCCGGGGCGTCCAGCGGATCCTGCGCGAGCGCGGCATGCGCTTCGTCCAGGCCGTCGGCCGCGGCGAGCAGGTCGCCCCCGCCTTCGTCGAATCCGACCACGAGCCGGAACCCGAGGCCGCGCCGCCGCCGCTCGGGCGGGCGGACCGGGCGAGCCTGACCGCCGTTCTGGACGAGTTGCGGGCGTGCCGGCGGCAGCTGGCGCGCCTGACACCGACTGTGACGGACGACTGA